The Nocardioides zeae genome includes the window ACGGCGCTCGGTGTCCAGGACGTGCTGCAGGATGAGCACGGCGGCCGCCTGATCGACGACCGACCGCTGGTTCTTCGCCGTGCGACCGCTCGCGCGGAGCATCGACTCCGCCGACACGGTCGTGAGGCGCTCGTCGACGAGCCGCACGGGCACGTCGCCGAGCCGGCGGGCCAGCTTGCGGGCGAAGGTGCGCACCTTCGCCGCCGCCGGCCCCTCCGTGCCGGAGAGGGAGCGCGGCAGGCCCACCACGACCTCGACGGCCTCGTGCTCCTCGCGGAGCTCCGCGATCCGGTCGAGGTCGCCACGACCCCGGCGGACGGTCTCCACCGGCGTCGCGAGGATGCCGGCGGCGTCGCAGCGCGCGACCCCGATCCGGGCGTCGCCCGGGTCGATGCCGAGCCGCACTCCAGTCATCGGGGGTTCAGGCCCCCACCACGCGGGCGACCTCGGCGCTGACCGCCGCGAGCGCCGCGTCGACGCCGGCGACGTCCGTGCCACCGCCCTGCGCGACGTCGGCCTTGCCACCGCCCTTGCCGCCGACGAGCGGACCGACGGCCTTGACGAGCGCACCCGCCGAGAGCCCGGCCGCCTGGCCGGCGTCGTTGACCGCCGCGACGACGGACACCTTGCCGTCGGCCACGCCGAGCACGACGACGACGCCCGGGTCGGTCGCTGCGAGCCGCGCGCGGACGTCGAGCGCGAGCGTGCGCACGTCGCCGCCGGCAGCGCCGTCGACCCGGTGGGCGACCACGTTGGCCGACCCGACCCGCGCCGCCGCCGCGGCGACCTCACCGGCCGCGGCGAGGAGCTGGGCCACGCGGGCCCGCTCGATCTCCTTCTCGGCCGAGCGCAGCCGCTCGACGAGGTCGCTGACGCGACCGACCAGGTCGTCGGGCTTGGTCTTGAGGAGACCGGTCAGCTGCCCGACCACGTCGCGCTCCCGCGCCAGGTAGGCGAAGCCCTCGACGCCCGTGTAGGCCTCGATCCGGCGGTTGCCCGAGCCGACCGAGGCCTCGCCGGTGACCACGATGGTGCCGATCTGCGACGAGTGGTCGACGTGGGTGCCACCGCAGAGCTCGCGCGACCAGGGGCCGCCGATCTCCACGACGCGGACCTTGGTCTCGTCGTACGTCTCGCCGAAGAGCGCGACCGCGCCCCAGGCGCGGGCGTCCTCGAGGGACATGTACTGCCAGCCGACGGGCAGGTCCGCCCGCAGCGCCTGGTTGGAGACCTGCTCGACGTCCCGCACCTGGGCCGGAGTGAGGCCCTGCGTCCAGCCGAAGTCGAGACGCAGGTAGCCCGGGCGGTTGTAGGAGCCCGACTGGAGCGCGGAGGGGCCGAGCACCTCGCGGAGCGCGGCGTGCACGACGTGCGTTCCGGAGTGGGCCTGCCGGGCGCCGATGCGCCACTCCGGGTCCACCCGCGCCTGCAGCGCGCGCGAGGAGGCGGCGTCGAGGGCGAACTCGCCGTCGACGACGCGCACCTGGTGCACGACGAGGCCCTTGACCGGGCGCTGGACGTCGAGCACCTCGAGGCGCCCGCCGTCGAACTCGATGGTGCCCGCGTCGGCGGCCTGGCCGCCCGACTCGGCGTAGAACGGCGTGCGGTCCAGGACCAGCTCGCCGACCTCGCCGGTGCCGAGCACCGCGGCGGGGGCTCCCCCGCTCAGCAGCGCCAGCGGCCGGGACTCGGTCTCGAGCGTCTCGTAGGCCAGCCACTCCGTGGGGCCGTTGGCGTCGAGGATGCCGCGGTACGCCGTGGTGTCGGCGTGCTGGCCCTTCTTGCGGCGGGCGTCCTCCTTGGACTTCTCCCGGGCCTCGGCCATGAGGCCGCGGAAGCCCTGCTC containing:
- the ruvX gene encoding Holliday junction resolvase RuvX, producing the protein MTGVRLGIDPGDARIGVARCDAAGILATPVETVRRGRGDLDRIAELREEHEAVEVVVGLPRSLSGTEGPAAAKVRTFARKLARRLGDVPVRLVDERLTTVSAESMLRASGRTAKNQRSVVDQAAAVLILQHVLDTERRTGAAPGQLLEETDV
- the alaS gene encoding alanine--tRNA ligase, translated to MDTAEIRRRFTNHFAQNTTVGEHTVVPSASLLLDDPNLLFVNAGMVPFKPYFLGQETPGYPRATSIQKCVRTLDIEEVGKTTRHGTFFEMCGNFSFGDYFKEGAITLAWELVTKSIADGGFGFDESLLYPSVYEDDPEAVALWKRITGLPDDRIVRLGKSENYWSMGVPGPGGPCSEILIDRGPAFGADRDWDAGDRYLEFWNLVFMQDELSAVRSKSDFDIAGSLPHKNIDTGLGLERVAYLLQGKDNMYEIDVVFPVIERAQELTGRRYGADPVDDVRFRVVADHVRSSMMLINDGVTPGNEGRGYVLRRLLRRAVRSMRLLGYGDPALPELLPVSRDKMAEGYPELRSSWDRISRVAFAEEEAFRKTLQAGTQIFDLAAGEVKQSGGTQLSGAKAFALHDTYGFPIDLTLEMASEAGLAVDEQGFRGLMAEAREKSKEDARRKKGQHADTTAYRGILDANGPTEWLAYETLETESRPLALLSGGAPAAVLGTGEVGELVLDRTPFYAESGGQAADAGTIEFDGGRLEVLDVQRPVKGLVVHQVRVVDGEFALDAASSRALQARVDPEWRIGARQAHSGTHVVHAALREVLGPSALQSGSYNRPGYLRLDFGWTQGLTPAQVRDVEQVSNQALRADLPVGWQYMSLEDARAWGAVALFGETYDETKVRVVEIGGPWSRELCGGTHVDHSSQIGTIVVTGEASVGSGNRRIEAYTGVEGFAYLARERDVVGQLTGLLKTKPDDLVGRVSDLVERLRSAEKEIERARVAQLLAAAGEVAAAAARVGSANVVAHRVDGAAGGDVRTLALDVRARLAATDPGVVVVLGVADGKVSVVAAVNDAGQAAGLSAGALVKAVGPLVGGKGGGKADVAQGGGTDVAGVDAALAAVSAEVARVVGA